The Rutidosis leptorrhynchoides isolate AG116_Rl617_1_P2 unplaced genomic scaffold, CSIRO_AGI_Rlap_v1 contig89, whole genome shotgun sequence genome includes a window with the following:
- the LOC139885231 gene encoding probable disease resistance RPP8-like protein 2 — MAESVVSSVISTLGSLLADEAKFLYGVKDQVQEMRQDLILLQSYLHDADKKQHDSEVVRVVLSEIRDLAYDAEDIIESFVLTSKTKSDSKKVNIGFMKLSRGMLASGKSGKNFTVLEGVIGAESSSSSTTRTDRQWRQTYEQDKEDVVGFKEDATRLAAKLVDEKKGSQVVSIYGMGGIGKTTLARKVYHLKEVRDHFNAFAWVFISRQFTAGQVWKEVLFQLSSIPLDQRNGLTDPEVVKRLYEVQTQKKCLVVLDDIWTSEAWDSLRPAFPLIENGGSKILITSRNRELASYVDPRAFVHDIKCLNGDESWELFMKKSHLDQDDTGRVEVGKEVSRKCGGLPLALVVIGRLLATKHSLAEWTVVSKKLKSYLGTESSVHKVLELSYHELPYHLKPCFQYLSHYSEDFDIPTRELIQLWIGEGFITIGQEETLEEVAEGYLRQLIDRCMVQVGILSWSGRIKSCRLHDLVRDLAISISKQESFLENIDNVQDDITRPIRRLLVTNDNTAQVFGKLLAYGNKQNMSHLRSFLVLPPNRFVPSNDQLGDMVKKYRLLRVIKLTNIERSITLPEAIGSLIHLKSLIVTGMESSSIVLEIRIPSSISSLSCLLTLELYDFYEIAFASDVIWKLKRLRHLQFPPIYKLVGGVNKLHLRGMSNLHTLKNISAEWFDVEELKELTNLRKLRLKDVTSSIIERLNSVLHNNNSSGEGGVLNHLQKLSLWTYWGPVAARDITGIVSSPLLPALTKLYVEGSLTKLPAAHEFRAKLTCLYLRWSGLEEDPMPTLEQLPSLEKLRLGHYVFFGKEMVCSDGGFPQLKTLIIETQHDLREFSIHKGAMRVLSHLEISDCKELKEVPSGLSHISTLQKVKINEKTIL; from the exons ATGGCCGAATCTGTTGTCTCTTCTGTCATTTCTACACTTGGCAGCTTGCTTGCTGACGAAGCAAAATTTCTATATGGTGTCAAGGACCAAGTTCAGGAGATGCGACAAGATCTAATACTTTTGCAAAGTTACTTGCATGATGCAGATAAAAAGCAACATGACTCTGAAGTTGTCCGTGTTGTGCTCTCTGAGATTAGAGACCTTGCTTATGATGCAGAAGATATTATCGAATCTTTCGTACTCACTTCAAAAACAAAGTCAGACTCCAAGAAAGTCAATATTGGCTTCATGAAGTTGTCAAGAGGTATGCTTGCATCTGGAAAGAGTGGAAAGAACTTCACGGTGTTG GAAGGGGTAATTGGAGCAGAAAGCTCAAGCTCTAGTACAACCAGGACTGATCGACAGTGGAGACAAACTTATGAACAGGATAAAGAGGATGTCGTCGGCTTTAAAGAAGATGCAACACGGTTGGCGGCTAAGCTGGTGGATGAAAAGAAAGGTAGCCAAGTTGTCTCGATTTATGGAATGGGGGGCATCGGCAAAACAACACTGGCTAGGAAAGTGTACCATCTTAAAGAGGTGAGAGATCATTTTAATGCTTTCGCTTGGGTCTTTATATCACGACAATTCACCGCAGGACAAGTTTGGAAAGAAGTTCTATTCCAACTTTCATCCATTCCACTAGATCAGAGGAATGGGCTGACAGATCCAGAGGTAGTAAAGAGGCTCTATGAAGTGCAAACGCAGAAGAAATGCTTGGTGGTACTCGATGATATTTGGACAAGTGAAGCGTGGGACTCTCTAAGACCAGCATTCCCTCTAATTGAAAATGGAGGCAGCAAAATTCTGATCACTTCACGGAATAGAGAATTGGCTTCTTATGTTGATCCAAGAGCTTTTGTCCATGACATTAAGTGTCTAAATGGAGACGAGAGTTGGGAGCTTTTCATGAAGAAATCGCACCTCGATCAAGATGACACAG GCAGAGTTGAGGTTGGAAAGGAAGTATCGAGAAAATGTGGAGGTTTACCTTTAGCATTGGTTGTAATTGGACGACTTTTAGCAACAAAGCACTCATTGGCTGAGTGGACAGTGGTAAGCAAAAAATTAAAGTCATATTTAGGAACAGAGTCGTCTGTACATAAGGTCCTAGAATTGAGTTACCATGAGTTGCCATACCATCTGAAGCCATGCTTTCAATATCTGAGCCACTACTCTGAAGATTTTGACATTCCTACGAGAGAGTTGATCCAATTGTGGATAGGAGAAGGGTTCATAACGATTGGACAAGAGGAAACGTTGGAAGAGGTGGCCGAAGGATACTTGCGGCAGTTGATAGATAGGTGTATGGTTCAAGTGGGAATTCTATCGTGGAGTGGAAGGATCAAAAGTTGCAGACTTCATGACCTCGTGCGAGATTTGGCTATATCAATCTCTAAACAAGAATCCTTTTTAGAGAATATTGATAATGTTCAAGATGACATCACTCGACCGATCCGCAGGCTTTTAGTGACCAATGATAATACTGCTCAGGTTTTTGGCAAGCTGCTGGCCTATGGGAACAAGCAAAACATGAGCCACCTCCGCTCGTTCTTAGTCTTGCCTCCGAATCGTTTCGTACCTTCAAATGATCAGTTGGGAGACATGGTCAAAAAATACAGATTGCTCAGAGTTATAAAACTCACCAACATTGAAAGGTCAATAACATTGCCAGAGGCAATTGGGAGCCTCATTCACTTGAAATCCTTAATTGTTACGGGCATGGAAAGTTCTAGTATTGTGTTAGAGATACGTATTCCATCATCCATTAGTAGTTTGAGTTGTTTGCTAACTCTAGAGCTATATGATTTTTATGAGATTGCATTTGCATCTGATGTGATATGGAAGTTGAAGCGTTTGAGGCATTTACAATTTCCCCCTATTTACAAACTCGTGGGTGGAGTAAATAAGTTGCATTTGCGTGGTATGAGTAATCTGCATACATTAAAGAACATTAGTGCAGAGTGGTTTGATGTAGAAGAATTAAAAGAGTTGACTAATCTTAGGAAGTTGAGATTAAAAGATGTGACGTCATCGATCATAGAAAGGTTGAACTCTGTCCTTCACAACAACAACTCATCAGGAGAAGGAGGAGTGCTAAATCACCTTCAGAAATTGTCCTTATGGACCTATTGGGGTCCAGTAGCAGCAAGAGACATAACTGGCATAGTATCATCGCCACTTCTTCCCGCTCTAACAAAGTTATATGTTGAAGGAAGTTTGACAAAGTTGCCAGCAGCGCACGAGTTTCGAGCAAAATTAACATGCTTATATCTGCGATGGTCTGGTCTTGAAGAGGATCCGATGCCTACATTGGAGCAGCTCCCTAGTTTAGAGAAGCTCCGCTTAGGACACTATGTATTTTTTGGGAAAGAGATGGTGTGTTCAGATGGAGGTTTTCCTCAACTCAAAACCTTAATTATTGAAACCCAACACGACTTAAGGGAGTTTAGCATTCATAAAGGAGCGATGCGTGTTCTCTCCCATTTGGAGATATCAGATTGCAAAGAATTGAAGGAAGTTCCAAGTGGATTGAGCCACATCAGTACCCTTCAAAAAGTGAAGATCAATGAAAAAACAATTCTATGA
- the LOC139885238 gene encoding uncharacterized protein, whose protein sequence is MGLTNFIVTIAGVSAVVLLLRSDVKQSASIFKRNVKHIRNWLEEESQAASKAAEKTKPKELDSKAPKKDD, encoded by the exons ATGGGGTTGACTAACTTCATTGTCACAATAGCTGGAGTTAGTGCTGTTGTGCTCCTATTGAGGAGCGATGTCAAACAGTCGGCGTCCATATTCAAGCGCAATGTGAAGCACATTCGCAACTGGCTTGAGGAAGAATCTCAAGCTGCATCCAA GGCTGCTGAAAAGACAAAGCCAAAAGAACTGGATTCTAAGGCTCCTAAGAAGGACGACTGA
- the LOC139885239 gene encoding probable WRKY transcription factor 75 translates to MENYQMFFPCSSSPKISATMMNNSHEFYGGGSSNNANFTCDDHGGDSTKKKGVKKIRKPKYAFQTRSHVDILDDGYRWRKYGQKAVKSNKFPRNYYRCTYQGCNVKKQVQRLTTDEGVVITTYEGTHSHPIEKQTENFEHILNQMQIYTPF, encoded by the exons ATGGAGAACTATCAAATGTTCTTTCCTTGTTCATCGAGCCCTAAAATTTCAGCAACCATGATGAATAATTCTCATGAATTTTATGGAGGCGGCTCGAGTAATAACGCGAACTT TACTTGTGATGATCATGGTGGTGATAGCACAAAAAAGAAGGGAGTGAAGAAGATTAGAAAGCCTAAATATGCTTTTCAAACGAGAAGTCATGTTGATATTCTTGATGATGGTTATCGATGGAGGAAATACGGTCAGAAAGCTGTTAAAAGTAACAAATTTCCCAG GAACTATTATCGGTGCACATATCAAGGGTGCAACGTGAAGAAACAAGTTCAACGTCTAACGACTGACGAAGGCGTCGTAATTACTACGTATGAAGGGACTCACAGCCATCCGATTGAGAAGCAGACTGAGAATTTCGAACATATCTTGAATCAGATGCAAATCTACACTCCCTTTTAA